One window of the Salvia miltiorrhiza cultivar Shanhuang (shh) chromosome 6, IMPLAD_Smil_shh, whole genome shotgun sequence genome contains the following:
- the LOC130990997 gene encoding uncharacterized protein LOC130990997 — translation MFLDIHISGTSGSESESVIHHFNLLALLLFDSKSYGKILELYFRLYHLCANKEALVSEYGRWVNESWVWDLVWRRALFDREREATNELISAISSVTPIAGNKDGWIWKAASDGKYSTKLAYACIEEHKNRSALAPTVKDLLKMWGTATLQKARVAAWRVLRNRMPTCDNLKMRNIPLDEVDSMCSACFQHNESTNHLFLLCPKTEKVWDEIQRWLGLSTIRPQLVTTHFESFTNLGMGKKNEKFLTALWMCTVWQLWKRRNDCRFDGKAWETKKLFFEIKAIMWSWVKIFNLLDVEPSFAS, via the exons ATGTTCCTAGATATCCACATATCAGGAACTTCTGGTTCCGAATCTGAATCGGTGATTCACCATTTCAATCTATTAGCTCTCCTTCTCTTTGATTCCAAAAGCTACGGTAAAATCCTTGAACTCTATTTTCG ACTTTATCACCTCTGCGCCAATAAGGAGGCACTTGTTAGTGAGTATGGGAGATGGGTGAATGAGAGTTGGGTGTGGGATCTGGTTTGGAGGAGAGCTCTCTTTGATAGGGAGAGAGAGGCCACTAACGAACTCATATCTGCCATTTCTAGTGTGACTCCAATCGCAGGTAACAAAGATGGGTGGATTTGGAAGGCGGCAAGTGACGGGAAGTACTCAACAAAATTAGCATATGCTTGCATTGAGGAACACAAGAACCGGAGCGCATTGGCACCAACCGTTAAGGATCTGCTAAAAATGTGGGGGACAGCCACTCTCCAAAAGGCAAGAGTAGCTGCATGGAGGGTTTTGAGGAACCGAATGCCGACATGCGATAACTTGAAGATGAGGAACATCCCTTTGGATGAGGTGGATTCAATGTGTAGTGCATGCTTCCAGCACAACGAGTCGACCAACCACTTGTTTCTACTGTGTCCGAAGACTGAGAAGGTGTGGGACGAGATTCAGAGGTGGCTTGGGCTATCCACGATACGGCCCCAGCTTGTCACCACTCATTTTGAATCCTTCACTAACTTAGGCATGGGGAAGAAAAATGAGAAGTTCCTTACGGCTCTTTGGATGTGTACTGTTTGGCAATTATGGAAGAGACGAAATGATTGCAGGTTTGATGGTAAGGCGTGGGAGACGAAGAAACTATTCTTTGAAATCAAAGCCATAATGTGGAGTTGGGTCAAAATCTTTAATTTGTTAGATGTGGAGCCAAGCTTTGCCTCCTAG